A portion of the Adhaeribacter radiodurans genome contains these proteins:
- a CDS encoding RNA polymerase sigma factor, translating to MTMQLDAQFIEEINQHIGIAHKVCRMYIPALDEREDLLQEMMYQLWRSYPAFQHHARFSTWMYRVCLNTAITYLRKNTKDKEKSLTGKHLQIPDQSHTQPDDNLDILYLAIGKLTDVNKALILLYLEDLSYEEMAQITGLTVSNVSVRLVRIKIELEKQLNHLNKTENVRHERTKR from the coding sequence ATGACCATGCAATTAGATGCGCAATTCATTGAAGAGATTAACCAACACATTGGCATTGCCCATAAAGTATGCCGGATGTATATCCCGGCTTTGGATGAGCGAGAAGATTTATTGCAGGAAATGATGTATCAGCTTTGGCGTTCCTACCCTGCTTTTCAGCATCATGCCCGATTTTCTACCTGGATGTACCGGGTTTGTCTTAACACCGCCATTACTTACCTGAGAAAAAATACGAAAGACAAAGAAAAGTCCCTTACGGGCAAGCACCTGCAGATACCAGACCAAAGCCATACCCAACCGGATGATAACCTGGATATTCTTTACCTGGCAATTGGGAAATTAACGGATGTGAATAAAGCCTTGATTCTCCTGTACCTGGAAGATTTAAGTTACGAAGAAATGGCTCAGATTACAGGGTTAACTGTTTCTAATGTAAGTGTACGCTTGGTTAGAATAAAAATAGAACTGGAAAAACAACTTAACCATTTAAACAAAACAGAAAATGTCAGACATGAAAGAACTAAAAGATAA
- a CDS encoding hydroxypyruvate isomerase family protein produces MAGSVAAVTLGTSLTNRLAAADAQMGDKLKGKVNHSVCRWCYDKISLDDLCKAATKIGLTSIELVGPEEWPTLKKYGLTSALPWGAGMGIDKGFNDPQYHDALIKSYEEVIPKAAAAGFNQIICFSGNRRGMDDEKGMENCAVGLKRLMSTAEKYKVTMVMELLNSKVNHKDYMCDRTHWGAALADKVGSDRFKLLYDIYHMQIMEGDVIATIKKYQQYISHYHTGGVPGRNEIDETQELYYPAIMKAILETGYKGYVAQEFIPKREDKLASLKQGVQICDVA; encoded by the coding sequence ATGGCCGGCTCTGTCGCTGCCGTTACTCTAGGTACTTCTCTTACAAACCGACTTGCTGCTGCCGATGCGCAAATGGGCGATAAATTAAAAGGCAAAGTAAACCATTCAGTTTGCCGGTGGTGCTACGATAAAATTTCATTAGACGATTTGTGTAAGGCCGCCACTAAAATTGGTTTAACATCTATTGAATTAGTTGGCCCCGAAGAATGGCCTACTCTTAAAAAATACGGCTTAACGTCGGCTTTGCCCTGGGGGGCCGGTATGGGCATCGATAAAGGCTTTAACGATCCGCAGTACCACGATGCCTTGATAAAAAGCTATGAAGAAGTTATTCCAAAAGCTGCCGCTGCGGGCTTTAACCAAATCATTTGCTTTTCGGGTAACCGCCGCGGCATGGACGATGAAAAAGGCATGGAGAATTGTGCCGTTGGTTTAAAACGCCTTATGTCTACCGCCGAAAAATACAAAGTAACCATGGTAATGGAGCTACTTAACAGCAAAGTTAACCACAAAGATTACATGTGCGACCGCACGCATTGGGGGGCAGCCCTGGCCGACAAAGTAGGCTCGGACCGTTTTAAATTATTATACGACATTTACCACATGCAAATTATGGAAGGCGACGTGATTGCCACCATTAAAAAATACCAACAGTATATTTCGCATTACCATACCGGTGGCGTACCCGGCCGCAACGAAATCGACGAAACGCAGGAATTGTATTACCCGGCCATTATGAAAGCAATTCTGGAAACCGGTTATAAAGGCTATGTCGCCCAGGAATTTATTCCGAAACGCGAAGACAAGCTGGCTTCCTTAAAACAAGGAGTTCAGATTTGTGATGTAGCCTAA
- a CDS encoding SusC/RagA family TonB-linked outer membrane protein, with the protein MKFILTLQLVLFSVLGLQAQGLTIKGKVTGDTGESLPGVTILLKGTTTGTVTDVEGNYQLAVPSGTGTLIVSFIGYQNKEVAINNQAVINVALASDTKALEEVVVVGYGTQKKETLTGSVSAVKGEEVTKSPSLNVTNNLAGRLPGLTAVASSGEPGNDASRLRIRGLNSFGKSDPLIVVDGVPGRSLERLDPNTIENISVLKDASAAIYGAQAANGVILVTTKRGKVGKPTITASFNQGFGRPTRLPEMVDAAGYATMLTEIDQYAGNAPRFSPDDIQKFRDGSDPWGHPNTDWFKEVLKPWSGQNQANVSVSGGSETMKYFVSLTSRNQQGYYYNSGAKYNQYDLRSNLDGNITKNISFGVDLSGRMEDRNYPTRSAGSIFRMVMRGKPNLPAYWPDGTPGPDIEYGDNPVVVSTKATGYDRDKRYVANTNFKLNIDIPQIKGLSVSGNAAIDKNFRFQKTWQTPWYLYSWDGQTRDANGQPVLVKGKKGFESPALTERMEDDYRILLNGLIKYDRTFADDHNVNFLAGIEKITGGLDRFDAYRRNFVSTALDQMFVGATDQYLTNGGSGSASARLNYFGRVNYGYKNKYLAEFVWRYQGSYIFEKATRFGFFPGVSLGYNISEEDFWKNSLSFINYFKLRASWGKTGWDEVYFNNVLQEYAFLSTYSLGAAGNAFVNNGGATLSPTLYETGVPNANTTWEKAIQRNVGIDAEFLNNHLVLTADYFDNLRSDILWRRSASIPTSTGMSLPPENIGKSGNRGFDFSLTYRNRTSSDFTYEVGLNAGYAKNRIIFWDETPGRPEYQLTTGRPIPSDPYAPDNDLYYQSIGIFKDQAAVDAYPHWSGARPGDIIFKDVNEDGKIDANDRVRNSKSNIPRLTTGLTARLGYKGFDFSLLIQSATGAVNYINTESGEIGNFLQSFYEDRWTPNNINASGPRTFNRSNEYWVGNRNTYWLHKTDYVRLKNVELGYSLPQFTQKWGIQKLRVYVNAYNLLTYSPDYKDFDPELSTGSGQGYPLQKIVNGGISVTF; encoded by the coding sequence TTGAAGTTTATCCTTACTCTTCAACTAGTACTTTTCTCAGTTTTAGGACTGCAAGCCCAAGGGCTAACTATTAAGGGTAAAGTTACCGGCGACACCGGTGAATCTTTACCGGGAGTAACCATCCTGTTAAAAGGAACCACTACCGGTACGGTTACCGATGTAGAAGGCAATTACCAGTTGGCAGTTCCCAGTGGTACGGGTACTTTAATTGTATCTTTTATCGGGTATCAGAACAAAGAAGTGGCCATTAACAACCAGGCCGTGATTAATGTAGCGCTGGCTTCGGATACCAAAGCTTTGGAAGAAGTAGTAGTGGTGGGTTACGGTACGCAAAAAAAGGAAACTTTAACTGGTTCCGTATCAGCGGTGAAAGGCGAAGAAGTTACCAAAAGCCCTTCGCTGAATGTAACGAATAACTTAGCTGGCCGCTTGCCTGGTTTAACAGCGGTTGCCTCCAGCGGCGAACCAGGCAACGATGCTTCCCGGCTCCGAATTCGGGGTTTAAACTCTTTTGGTAAATCCGATCCCTTAATTGTGGTAGATGGCGTACCCGGTCGTTCTTTAGAAAGATTAGACCCGAATACCATCGAAAATATTTCGGTTTTAAAAGATGCTTCGGCGGCCATTTACGGCGCCCAGGCTGCTAACGGCGTTATTCTGGTAACTACTAAACGCGGGAAAGTGGGTAAGCCTACTATTACCGCCTCTTTTAACCAGGGTTTTGGCCGCCCTACCCGCCTTCCGGAAATGGTAGATGCCGCCGGGTATGCTACCATGTTAACGGAAATTGACCAATACGCCGGTAATGCACCGCGTTTTTCACCCGATGATATTCAGAAATTCCGGGATGGCTCTGACCCGTGGGGGCACCCGAATACCGATTGGTTTAAAGAAGTACTAAAGCCTTGGTCTGGTCAGAACCAGGCGAACGTGTCGGTATCGGGGGGTAGCGAAACCATGAAGTATTTTGTTTCATTAACTTCCCGCAATCAGCAAGGCTATTATTATAACAGCGGTGCTAAGTACAATCAATACGACTTGCGGTCTAACCTGGATGGCAACATTACCAAAAATATCAGCTTTGGGGTAGACTTATCGGGCCGGATGGAAGACCGTAATTACCCCACCCGGAGCGCCGGTAGCATTTTTAGAATGGTTATGCGGGGCAAGCCCAACTTGCCGGCTTACTGGCCCGATGGTACACCTGGTCCGGACATTGAATACGGGGATAACCCAGTAGTAGTGAGCACTAAAGCAACTGGTTACGACCGGGACAAACGCTATGTCGCTAATACCAACTTTAAATTAAATATAGACATACCTCAAATAAAAGGACTTTCTGTTTCAGGTAATGCCGCTATCGATAAAAACTTCCGCTTTCAGAAAACCTGGCAAACTCCCTGGTATTTATATTCCTGGGATGGACAAACCCGCGATGCTAACGGACAACCGGTGTTAGTTAAAGGTAAAAAAGGGTTTGAGAGCCCGGCTTTAACCGAAAGAATGGAAGATGATTACCGGATACTATTAAACGGTTTGATAAAATACGACCGTACTTTCGCCGACGATCATAATGTAAACTTTCTGGCAGGTATCGAAAAAATTACCGGCGGTTTAGACAGATTTGATGCTTACCGTCGCAATTTTGTTTCTACCGCCCTTGACCAAATGTTTGTGGGTGCTACCGACCAGTATTTAACCAACGGCGGCTCGGGTAGTGCCAGCGCCCGTTTAAATTACTTTGGCCGGGTAAATTACGGATATAAAAATAAGTACCTGGCTGAGTTTGTATGGCGGTACCAAGGCTCTTACATTTTCGAAAAAGCCACCCGCTTTGGTTTCTTCCCGGGTGTGTCGTTGGGGTATAATATCTCCGAAGAAGATTTCTGGAAAAATAGCCTGAGCTTCATTAACTATTTTAAACTACGGGCATCGTGGGGTAAAACCGGTTGGGATGAAGTTTACTTCAACAACGTATTGCAGGAATACGCCTTTCTCTCTACGTATAGTTTAGGTGCGGCAGGCAACGCTTTTGTAAATAATGGCGGCGCTACGCTTAGCCCAACCTTGTACGAAACCGGGGTGCCGAATGCCAATACTACTTGGGAAAAAGCAATTCAGCGCAATGTGGGTATCGATGCAGAGTTCCTGAACAATCACCTGGTTTTAACCGCTGATTATTTTGATAACCTTCGTTCCGATATTTTATGGAGAAGAAGCGCTTCTATTCCCACTTCAACGGGTATGTCGTTACCGCCCGAAAACATTGGTAAATCAGGTAACCGCGGGTTCGACTTTAGCTTAACTTATAGAAACAGAACCAGCAGCGATTTTACTTATGAAGTAGGTTTAAACGCTGGTTATGCCAAAAACCGAATTATTTTCTGGGACGAAACGCCTGGCCGTCCGGAATATCAATTAACCACTGGTCGCCCAATCCCAAGTGATCCTTACGCCCCGGATAATGATTTATATTACCAATCCATTGGTATTTTTAAAGATCAGGCAGCCGTAGATGCGTATCCACATTGGTCAGGTGCCCGACCGGGTGATATCATCTTTAAAGATGTAAACGAAGACGGCAAAATTGATGCGAACGACCGGGTAAGAAATAGTAAGAGCAACATCCCAAGACTTACCACCGGTTTAACAGCTCGTTTAGGCTACAAAGGTTTCGATTTCTCGCTCTTAATTCAGAGTGCCACTGGTGCCGTAAATTATATCAATACCGAATCCGGAGAAATTGGCAACTTTTTGCAAAGCTTCTATGAAGACCGCTGGACTCCAAATAATATTAATGCTTCCGGCCCGCGCACTTTTAACCGCAGCAACGAATATTGGGTAGGCAACCGCAACACGTACTGGTTGCACAAAACCGATTATGTACGCTTAAAGAACGTTGAATTAGGCTACAGCCTGCCGCAGTTTACCCAGAAGTGGGGCATTCAGAAACTCAGAGTTTATGTAAATGCTTACAACCTGTTAACCTATAGCCCGGATTACAAAGATTTCGATCCGGAATTAAGCACCGGCTCCGGTCAGGGTTATCCTTTACAAAAAATTGTGAATGGCGGTATCTCCGTTACCTTTTAA
- a CDS encoding RagB/SusD family nutrient uptake outer membrane protein, with amino-acid sequence MKIRHKLLLAIALTGTTFSCDKDFLDQAPVDKFSETAVWNDAALVQTFVNNIYVGIPTAFQTIMLSNLVDEAQFNANWDTENVTKSLITPSNLLLFDNAASNGHERYMSWDYSYKNIRACNVYLEKIDAVPFDDPAAKDKLTGEVLFLRAYFYHQLLSLYGGVPLITKAYGLNEDYTITRDSYENCIKFITEECDKAAALLPATGDKARATKGAALALKSRVLLYAASDLYNSNADWAGGYGNKELVSFVGGDQQARWQAAKDAAKAVMDLNVYNLFGSENPATAEEATTNYSNIFLNNGNAEDIFMQFNDNLRNANWDAPNPGLFTGPNGWHTWGESSPIGQFVDRFEMKDGSKFDWNNPAHKVNPYQNRDPRLYASVLFEGAQWRPRPADVRAADPLGIVQVGNYKKPDGSVVPGLDTRKGPIEDWNGSYTGYYLRKFIDPTIDHQYVKQTYPFRRFRYAEILLNYAEACIELGQEEEAKTYINKVRARAGMPPVTETGQALVDRYRNERSVELGYEEHRYFDVRRWMIADQAYVNAEGVSVTGNMAADGTISNRAFSVVKIQDRAWNPRFYFLPIKLDEINRNNKLIQNPLY; translated from the coding sequence ATGAAAATAAGACATAAATTACTTTTAGCAATAGCCTTAACTGGCACCACTTTTTCCTGCGATAAGGATTTTTTAGACCAGGCTCCCGTAGATAAGTTTTCGGAAACTGCCGTTTGGAATGATGCCGCTTTGGTGCAAACTTTTGTCAACAATATTTACGTGGGCATTCCTACTGCTTTCCAAACTATTATGTTATCTAACCTGGTAGATGAGGCGCAGTTTAACGCGAACTGGGACACCGAAAACGTAACGAAAAGCTTAATCACTCCCAGCAATTTACTATTATTCGATAATGCCGCCTCTAACGGCCACGAACGGTACATGAGCTGGGATTATTCGTACAAAAATATCCGGGCCTGTAATGTTTATTTAGAAAAAATTGACGCCGTTCCTTTCGACGATCCGGCGGCTAAAGACAAGCTTACTGGTGAGGTGTTATTCTTACGGGCTTACTTTTACCACCAGTTGTTATCGCTTTACGGCGGCGTGCCTTTAATTACAAAAGCTTACGGCCTGAACGAGGATTATACCATTACCCGGGATTCTTACGAGAACTGCATTAAATTTATTACCGAAGAATGCGATAAAGCGGCCGCTTTGTTACCAGCCACCGGCGATAAAGCCCGGGCCACCAAAGGCGCGGCACTGGCTCTAAAATCCCGAGTATTATTGTACGCAGCCAGCGACTTATACAACAGCAATGCCGATTGGGCTGGTGGTTACGGCAATAAAGAACTGGTAAGCTTCGTAGGCGGCGATCAACAAGCGCGTTGGCAAGCCGCCAAAGATGCCGCCAAAGCCGTAATGGATTTAAATGTGTACAATCTTTTTGGTAGTGAAAATCCGGCCACAGCCGAAGAAGCTACCACTAACTACAGCAATATATTTTTAAATAATGGCAATGCCGAAGATATCTTCATGCAGTTTAACGATAACTTGCGCAATGCTAACTGGGATGCACCCAACCCGGGCCTTTTTACGGGACCAAACGGCTGGCACACTTGGGGTGAAAGTTCTCCGATCGGGCAATTTGTAGACCGGTTCGAGATGAAAGATGGCAGTAAGTTCGACTGGAATAATCCGGCCCACAAAGTTAATCCTTACCAAAACCGCGATCCCCGGCTTTATGCGAGTGTGTTGTTCGAAGGTGCGCAGTGGCGCCCCCGCCCAGCCGATGTTAGAGCCGCCGATCCGCTAGGCATTGTACAGGTAGGTAATTATAAAAAGCCCGACGGCTCGGTAGTTCCAGGTTTAGATACCCGTAAAGGCCCCATCGAAGATTGGAATGGTTCGTACACCGGCTATTACCTGCGTAAATTTATCGACCCAACTATTGATCACCAATACGTGAAGCAAACCTATCCTTTCCGCCGTTTCCGGTACGCCGAAATTTTACTAAATTATGCCGAAGCTTGTATAGAACTGGGCCAGGAAGAAGAAGCTAAAACGTATATTAATAAAGTAAGAGCCCGCGCGGGCATGCCGCCAGTTACTGAAACTGGTCAGGCTTTAGTAGATCGCTACCGCAACGAACGTAGCGTAGAATTAGGCTACGAAGAACACCGCTACTTTGATGTGCGCCGCTGGATGATTGCCGACCAGGCGTATGTAAATGCCGAAGGCGTTAGTGTTACGGGTAATATGGCCGCAGATGGCACTATCTCGAACCGGGCCTTTTCTGTGGTTAAAATTCAGGACAGAGCCTGGAACCCACGGTTTTATTTTCTGCCGATTAAACTCGACGAAATTAACCGGAACAATAAATTAATTCAGAACCCCCTATATTAA
- a CDS encoding response regulator: MRKLKGILLIDDNETSNFLNHRLLNRMEVTENIRVFTNGQNALEYLQKIEKGDFNPADPNYFKPELIFLDVNMPILDGFEFLQNYHDLADNVKQNTVIAMLSTSSHPQDTVRANEYAAPYILKPLTVEKVKHLLTENFTNL; the protein is encoded by the coding sequence ATGCGTAAACTAAAAGGTATTTTGTTAATTGATGATAATGAAACCAGTAATTTCTTGAACCATCGTCTACTAAACCGGATGGAAGTCACCGAAAATATTCGGGTATTTACCAATGGCCAAAATGCTTTAGAATATCTTCAGAAAATAGAGAAAGGCGACTTTAATCCGGCTGACCCAAATTATTTTAAGCCAGAGTTAATCTTCCTGGACGTAAATATGCCTATACTGGATGGATTTGAATTTTTACAAAATTATCATGATTTAGCTGATAATGTGAAGCAGAATACCGTTATCGCAATGTTATCTACTTCTTCTCACCCGCAAGATACGGTTCGAGCTAATGAATACGCAGCTCCTTATATCTTAAAACCCTTAACCGTAGAAAAAGTAAAGCACCTGCTCACTGAAAATTTTACTAATTTATAA
- a CDS encoding acyl-CoA dehydrogenase family protein has protein sequence MQLVNSPFPAFLKNFEQTLKHLFHTKEDINQLSLERGLPPAVMSEIMAQLPLSVAIPQQYGGRGSNVKECLGILAAASYESLPLSLIFGINIALFLEPVSKYADEKVKKEIFDRFLKAQNMGGLMITEPNYGSDALNMKTVNIPYEDGYKIKGLKHWQGLTGMANYWLIACRKESGGGELSRDIDFFICDVAQEKQRVVVEEYYDNLGLYMIPYGLNYLDLEVPARFKLQPESTGIKMMLDILHRSRMQFPGMGMGFIQRMMDEAINHCQNRMVGAANLLALDQVQFQITRIQAAFTICSAMCARSSEISGIDHNLAAEGLEANSMKAVVTDLMQESAQILVQLSGANGYRIKNVGGRGIVDSRPFQIFEGSNEMLYAQIAEMITRMMKKEKQRQVFTFLKDFKLTAEACEPFKEELSFMLPETMPQRKMVDLGKILGRVVAVGYVLKLAEKGFQKDLIDNCIISVRQEIAGLVSGFNSDNSIKVITDFAENSSWLNLTD, from the coding sequence ATGCAATTAGTAAATTCCCCGTTTCCTGCTTTCCTAAAAAACTTTGAGCAAACTCTAAAACATTTGTTCCATACCAAAGAAGATATTAACCAATTGAGCCTGGAGAGAGGTTTGCCGCCCGCAGTTATGAGCGAAATCATGGCTCAGCTACCCTTATCCGTAGCCATTCCCCAACAGTACGGTGGCCGGGGAAGTAATGTAAAAGAATGTTTAGGAATTCTAGCTGCCGCATCTTACGAGTCACTTCCTCTTTCCCTCATATTCGGAATTAATATAGCCCTTTTCTTAGAACCGGTTTCTAAATACGCCGATGAAAAGGTGAAAAAAGAAATCTTTGATCGTTTTCTGAAAGCTCAGAATATGGGTGGCCTCATGATTACCGAACCTAACTACGGCAGTGATGCCTTAAATATGAAAACGGTGAATATTCCCTACGAGGATGGATATAAAATTAAGGGCCTTAAGCATTGGCAGGGCCTCACCGGAATGGCTAATTATTGGTTAATTGCTTGCCGCAAAGAAAGTGGCGGGGGAGAACTCAGCCGGGATATTGATTTTTTTATTTGTGATGTAGCGCAGGAGAAACAACGGGTAGTAGTAGAAGAGTATTATGATAATTTAGGGCTTTACATGATCCCCTACGGCCTGAATTATTTAGATTTAGAAGTTCCGGCCCGCTTTAAATTACAACCCGAGAGCACCGGTATTAAAATGATGCTGGATATCCTGCATCGCAGCCGGATGCAGTTTCCGGGCATGGGCATGGGCTTTATTCAACGCATGATGGATGAAGCCATTAACCATTGCCAAAACCGGATGGTGGGAGCGGCTAACTTATTAGCCCTGGACCAGGTGCAGTTTCAAATAACCCGGATTCAAGCAGCTTTTACTATTTGTTCGGCTATGTGCGCCCGCAGTAGTGAAATAAGCGGCATTGACCATAATTTAGCGGCCGAGGGCTTGGAAGCCAACAGTATGAAAGCGGTAGTAACCGACTTAATGCAGGAATCAGCCCAGATTTTAGTTCAGCTGTCAGGAGCGAATGGTTACCGGATAAAAAATGTTGGCGGGCGGGGAATCGTAGATAGCCGGCCTTTTCAGATTTTTGAAGGCTCTAACGAAATGCTTTACGCCCAGATAGCCGAGATGATTACCCGGATGATGAAAAAGGAAAAACAAAGACAGGTTTTTACTTTTTTAAAAGATTTTAAACTTACGGCGGAGGCATGTGAGCCTTTTAAAGAGGAACTCAGTTTTATGCTCCCTGAAACTATGCCGCAACGTAAAATGGTAGACCTGGGTAAAATCCTGGGCCGAGTTGTTGCCGTGGGCTACGTACTAAAACTGGCGGAAAAAGGTTTTCAAAAAGATTTAATCGATAATTGTATCATTTCGGTCAGACAAGAAATAGCCGGGTTAGTTTCCGGGTTTAACTCAGATAATTCAATTAAAGTAATTACTGATTTTGCCGAAAATAGTTCCTGGTTAAATTTGACCGACTAA